The following DNA comes from Deltaproteobacteria bacterium.
GCTCGGCTTCCGCTTGCGCGCGCTCAACCCGGACATGAACGGGCAGTTCGTGGGCATCGACACGCTCGTCGGCTCCGACCGCGACGACGACAAAAGCAAGCTGCTGGTGCTCTCGTTCATGGCCAGCTACTGCAAGCCCTGCAAGAAGGAGATGCCGTACCTCCAGAAGCTCTACGCCAAGTACAAGGACAAGGGCCTGCGCGTGCTCATGGTCGCCGTCGACACCGACGAGGCCGGCCAGAACGCGGTCTCGGAGCTGGTGAAGACGAACGGCGTCACCTTCCCGGTGCTCAAAGACATCGGCGGGCTCACCAGCCGGCGCTACCTCGGCTCGCGCACGCCGCTGCCCTCGATGTTCATCGTGACCGCCGACGGCAACATCCAGTCGGTGAAGCGCGGCTACAACGAGCAGGCCAGCCAGGCGCTCCTGGCCGACGTGCAGAAGGCGCTGGGTGTCCCGGCCGAGGAGATCAAGTGAAGCGCGCGCTCGTCGCTCTGGCTCTCGCGCTCGCAGGCTGTGCCCACGGCGGCATGACCACCACGGGCAGCGTGAAGATTCCCGCGCAGCCGCACGCGCCGCTCGGGCTCGACGGCCCCAAGGGCCTCGACGATCAGCAGCAGTCGATTCTGGAGAGCGCGCTCTGCCAGGCGATGGTGGAGGTGAACCACGGCGACGTGGATTGCCCCAGCGCGCGCCTCGCCGCGCTCGATCTCGCCCGGAGCCGCGCGCTGATGACCGGCGGCGAAGCCCCCAGCGCGGACATGGCCACCGCGCGGACGCCACACCACGTTCTCGCCGAGGTGACCAGGTCGGGCGCGGACTTCGTCCTCAAGCTGACCTACTTCGACGCGCTCGACGGCCAGCCCAAGGCGAGCGCGCAGCTCACCCAGGGCTCGTTCGACGATCTCGTGATCAAGGCGCCGGACGCGGCGAAGGCGCTCTTGCAGTGACCGGCGGCGCGCCTTCGGGGCCGCGGCTGATCGTGGTCGCGGGGCCGACGGCGTCGGGGAAGTCGGCGCTTGCTGCGGCCCTGGCCCTGGCGCTCGGCGGCGAGGTGGTCTCCGCCGACTCCCAGCAGGTGTACCAGGGCTTCGACATCGGCACGGCCAAGCCGACGCCCGACGAGCTCGCGCTCGCGCCGCACCATCTGATTTCGATCCTCGACGCGCGCGAGGCGCGCATGGACGCCGCGCGCTACGCCGATCGCGCCGACGCCGCCATTCGCGAGATCGCCGCGCGCGATCACGTCGCGATTGTCGCAGGTGGCACCGGGCTCTACCTGCGCGCGCTGCTGCACGGCGTGATGGACGCGCCCGGCCGCGATCAGGCGTTCCGCGACGCGCTCCGCATTCGTGCAGCGGAAGTCGGCTGGCCCGCGCTGCACGCCGAGCTCGCCGAAAAAGATCCTGAGGCGGCTGCGGCGATCACCCCGCAGGACCGCGTGCGCATCGAGCGGGCGCTGGAGCTCATCGCGACGACGGGACAGCGCGCGTCGGAGCTGCGCAAGGCGCACGGCTTTCTGCCCGCGCGCTACGAGTTCCTCGGGCTGCGGCTGGAGCTTCCGCGCGAAGAGCTCTACGCGCGCATCGACGCACGCACCCAGGCGATGTTCGACGGCGGGCTCGTCGAAGAAACGGAGCGGCTGTTGTCGCAAGGCCTGGACGACGCGCCGCCGATGGCGAGCATCGGCTACCTGCAGGCGCGAGCGGTGCTTCGCGGCGAGCTCACCCGCGAGCAGGCCGTCGCAGATACCGCGCAGCAGACGCGCAAGTACGCCAAGCGGCAGCTCACGTGGTTCAAGAAGGAGCCGGGCTTTCGCGCCATCGCGGCGCCCGATGCAGAGGGGCTCGCGCGCTTGATCGACGAAGCGCACGCGTTTCTTCGGCGCTAGAGCGCGCGCAGGCCCTCGAGCCGACGCGCCAGCGCTTCGAGGTCCACGGGCTTGGCGAAGAAGCCGTCGGCGCCGGCAGAGAGCGCGGCTCGGCGATCGCTCGCGCGCGTCAGCCCCGAGACCACGAAGATCGGCGTGTGCCGGGTGGTCGGGTGATTGCGCAGCGCGCGGCAGAGGCGAAGGCCGTCGACCCAATCGAGCACCACGTCGAGCAGCACCGCGCGGGGCGGCTCTTCGGCGGCGGCGGCGAGCAGGTCGAGCTCGTCGGCGAGGGCGCGCACCGGCAGCGAGCGCGCGGTGAGGAACTCGCAGAGCAGCGCGCGCTGTGCGGGATCGTCGTCGACCACGTAGACCGGACGCCGCGCCGGAAGCTTCGGCGGCAGCCCGGGACCTTGCTCGTGCCAGAGCCGCCGGAACGGTCCCCACAGCGAGGGCCCCCAGAGGTGCGCGCGCGCCTCGTGCCCCGGCGGACCGAGCCCGAGGATGAAGCCGCCGTTCGCACCGCTCGCGCCCGCGCGTCCAAGCGCGGCGGGCCCACCTGGGCCCGCTCGAAGAAGTCGGCGCACGGCCACCACCGCGTCGTGCGCGTCGGCGCGCGGACCTGCCAGCAGCGAAGCGGCCCGCAGCGGCAGATCTTCCATCGCGGCCGCGCTCTCGAGAACAGCGTGGGCCGCGCGCTGGCCCTGCTCGAGCGCTGGCCCGAGCGGATCCAGCGGCGAAGCGGCGTACGCGTCGGCGACGTGCAGCACGTGCGGTTCGGCCGTCCACGAGGTCTTGCCCCAGCCCAACCGCACCGCCGCGAGCTCGGCGATCTCCAGGCCCGCGGGCAACGCGCCCTGTCGACGCAGCTCGGCCATTGCGAGGGCCAGCTGGCTCGCGCCCGGCCGCGCTCCCCAGGCCGTGATGTGCAGCGAGCTCGTGGACGGCACGGCGAGGAGCAGGTCCACGCCCTGGCACGGCCGCACGAAGAGCCGGATGAAGGTCCCCAGCTCCACGCACGCTCGCGACGAGGCAAAGAGCCGCGCGCGCACCGCATCGCGCGCCGACGCGTCTCGTCCCGGGAGCGGCCGGGTGGCGCAGAGCAGCTGGGCGCGCTCCGGTCCGCCGCCCGCGAGGAGCGCGAGGTGATCGCCGCGCACCTCGACGGCGTCCACGGGCCGGCCCACCAACCGCGCGCCCCGCAGCGCAGCCGCCTGCTGCAGGAGTCGATCGAGCAGCACGGAGCCGGCTGCTTGCGCGGGCCAGCCGTCGATCACCAGCGCGTTCGCGGGCGGGATGGGCAAGAGCTCCGAGCGTCCGGCGGACCAAATGAGGATCCCGCGCAGCTCCAGCGCGGCGAGCTCCGGCGGAATGACCACCCCGAGCGAGGCGAGCCGATGTCGCGCGAGCGGTCCGAGCACGGCGGGCGGCTGGGCGGAGAGCTGTTCGGGGCCGTCGTAGAGCCGCACCGAGGGCCGGAGCCCGCGCAGCTGCGCGCCGCCGAGGAGCCCGATGGCGAAGGCGCTCGCCGCCGGCCCGCCGCCGCTGACCGCGACCTCCGCACCTGCTTCCAACGGCCGGCCGCCCATGAGGCCACTCCGTCAGGCGGGCATCGCGTTGGCCGCGCCGTCCGCCGCATCGACGCCCGCCACGCAGACCCGGTCGCGCCCCGCGCGCTTGGCGGCGTAGAGCGCTTCGTCGGCGCCGCGCAGCGCCTCCTCGGGCCCGGTCACGCCGTCCGCCGGCAGCGCGCACACCCCGAAGCTCGCGTGCAGCGACACGCGCTCGCCGCCATGGGGCAGCCGCAGCTGGCCCAGCCCCGCACGCACGCGCTCGGCGAAGATCGCGGCCTCCTCCGCGCGGGTGTGGGGCAGGAGCACCACGAACTCGTCGCCGCCGAAGCGTGCGGCGAAGTCCGAGCCGCGCAGGTTGGAGCGCACGTGATCCGCCAGCGCGACGATGGCGCGGTTGCCGGCCTCGTGCCCGTGGGCGTCGTTGAGCTGCTTGAGCCGGTCGAGGTCGATCATCACCGCCGAGAGCGGCGTGTGGTACCGCGCAGCGCGCTTGAGCTCCTCGTCGAGGCGGGTTCGGAAGGCGCCGTAGTTGGGCAGCCCGGTGAGCGCGTCGACCTGGGCCAGCGCCGCCGCCGCCCGCCGCTGCCGCGTGGCCTCCAGCGCCTTCTCCACCCGCGCCAAGAGCTCGCGCGGCGAGAACGGCTTCACCAGGTAGTCCGCGGCGCCCAGGCCGAGCACGCGCAGCTTCACCTGCTCGTCGCCCGAGCCCGAGAGGAAGATGACCGGCGTCTCCACCGTGCGCGGATCGCGGCGGAGATCCTCGAGCGCGGCGAAGCCGTCGAGCCGGGGCATGAAGAGATCCATGAGCACCACGTCGGGCCGCTCGGTGCGCGCGAGCCGCACGCCGTCTTCTCCGTCCTCGGCGCAGATGACCTCGAAGCGATCGCGCATGAGCTCCAGCGTCACCTCGCGCACGTCGCGGTCGTCCTCCACCACGAGCACGCGCGGCCGCTCGGTGGTCGCCTCCACGTCGCGCTCGCCGCCACGCAGCGGCAAGCGAATCGTGAAGCGCGTGCCTTGGCCGAGCGCGCTCTGGACGCTGATTGTCCCGCCGTGAAGCCGCAGCACCTCGCGCGCCCACGACAGCCCCAGGCCCACGCCGCCGCCGCCCACCGCGCGCCCGCTGCGGCCGCGTCGGTAGCGCTGGAAGAGGTGCGGCAGCTCGTCGGGCGCGATGCCCGGGCCGTTGTCGGCGATGACCACGGTGGTGCCGAGCGCGTCCTGCTTGAGGTCGAGCACCACCTGGCCGCCTGCAGGCGTGTACTTCACGGCGTTGGCGAGCAGGTTGCCCACCGCTTCGCGCAGCCGGGGCGCATCGACCTCGATGGGCTGAGGGCCCTGGAGCAGCCCCTCGGCGATGAGCTCCACGCCCCGGGCTTGCGCGGCCGGCAGCGCCGCTTCGACACACTCCGCGAGCAGCACCGCGGGGTCGGTCGACACGCGCTGCAGCTCGAGCGTCCCCGTCTCCAGGGCGCGCTGGGCGAGGAGGCTGTGGATGAGCTCCTCCATCGTCCGCGCCTGGCGCAGCATGGCATCCACCGAGGCGCGCGCCGGCACCGGCAGCGCCCCGCGCGCGCCCGCACCGAGCAAGGTCGCGTGGCTGAGCAGCGCCGTGAGCGGGCTTCGCAGGTCGTGAACGCAGACGGCGAGGAACTCGTCCTTGGCGTGGTTCAGCTCGCGCAGCCGGCGGTTGGATTCGAGCAGATCGCGGAAGCGTCCGAGGAACGCCTCCTCCAGCGACACCGCGCCGCGCACCGCATTTCCCAGCGCGGGCCCGAGCGCGCCGAAGGCCTCGAGGTGCGCGGGCGTGGGCAGCTCGCCGAGCGTGGCCACCACGGCGCCGAGCGACTCGCCGTCGTGGTACAGCCCGAGCACCGCCACGGCCTCCGCGCCATTCAGCCGACGGACGATCGCCGGCGGTGCTTCCACGCCAGCCGTGAAGATGCGGACGCCTGGAGGACCCAGCGCCACCTTGGGAAGCTCGGGGTCGGGCTCGTTGGACTCGATGGCACGTCCACCGGCGCGCACGAAGCAGCGCTGACCGCCGCGCCCGCCCAAAACCACCAGCTCGACAGCTCGTGCTGCCAGCGTGCGCTCGGCCTCGGCCAGGGCCAGCTCCGCCGCGATCGGCAAGGGAATGGCGCCGCCGGAGGTCGCTCTTCCGCGCTGGAGCCGCGCGCGCACGCGGGCCAACAGCTCGGCCGGTGTCGAGGCGTACTCGTCGGCGCCTTCTTGCAGCCAACGCGCGCCCAGCTCGGGCTCATCGGCGAGCACGGCCACGAACGGGCTTCGACCGCGGTTGCCCTCGGTGGCGTCGAGCCGCGCGAACGTCGCCTGCGGCCCGGCGCGCGCCGCATCCACCAGCGCCAGACACGGCGCGTGCGGCCCGTCCGACGCGAGCGCGTGGCCGTCGGCGCAAAGCGCGTCCACCACCGGCCGAAGGCGGGCGCTCTCTGCGGGCAGCCAGATCACCAGCTCCTGCTCTCCCACGCCGCCTCCGCGGGCCTGCGAATCCCGACCGAGCAAGCTAGGACGCCCGCGCGCGAAGAGAAGTGCCCCGTCCGCAGGATGTGGCGAGCAACGCGCGTGCCCGGGCGGCCGATTCGGCGCTGGCGTCGCGCACGTCACGACGCGCGTGCCGGAAAGCGCGCACTGCCGCCGCAGAAGAAGCTTCGACCCGCGAAGGAATTGCGGCGCGCCACGCGAGCGCGCGACAGCCCTTCGCGAAATTTTCGGTGGGCTGGTCTAGCGCCGGCGGTAGCGCTGGAAGCGAACCTGCGGCATGGCTGTCGGCGGCTGCTCGAGGCCGAACTGCCACCAGTTGGGCGTGAAGGGATCCATCTTCAAGCGCTTGCCGTTCTGGAGCTGGTTCTGGAGCTTCTTGAGCTTCTCGTCCGAGGGATTCTCGGCGACGGCGCGGCCCGCTGCGGCCACGGCGGCGTCGTGCTGCTTGGTGTTCTCGAGGCACCAGCAGTACGCGGCCCAGGCCATCGACTCCTTCTTGCCGCCGCCGCTGACGGCCTCTTCGAAGGCCTTGGCCATCGGCTCCGTCTCCTTGGCCATGTAGTGGATGCAGCCGAGGTACGTCTTGGCCATCCAGTTGCGGCTGATCGCGCCGGCGAGGTGGGGCTTGGCCGCGGCGTAGTCGCCCTTCATGTACTGGAGCATTCCCACGTTGGCCTGGATCTCCGAGCCAATGAAGAACTGCCAGCTCGAGAGCTTGAGCGCGCTCTCGAAGATCTTGATGGCCTTGTCGAGGGCGCCGTTGCGCTCCTTCTCGGTGCGGATGCCCTGGAGCACGGCCTGGGCTTGCTCGGCGATGGCTTGCACTTGAGACGCGATGCGGCGTGCGAGCAAGAGGTAGACGGCCACCATCACCAGCGAGCCGGGGAGCACGCAGGCGATCCAGCCGAAGCCGAAGATGGCGTGCAGGAGCACCGTCACCAGCGCGCCCGCGACGACGGAGAGGATGAGGTTGATCATGAAGATCGAGGGGGAAAAGCGGCGCTTCTATGTCACACGGGCCGGCCGCTCGCAACGCGTCAGCGAGGCCGAGCGCCGCGCGTCGAACGCTTGCGTGCCGCGCAAGGAGCGCGGTACATCGTGCGCGCTGGCCCTCTGGCGGAATTGGTAGACGCAGCGGACTCAAAATCCGCCGCCCCCTAAAGGCGTCCCGGTTCGAGTCCGGGGTGGGCCACTCCCTTCAAATCCGATGGCAACCAAGAAGGCCATCCGAGCCGCGTTGGTCTCGCTCGACGCGCTCGCGCAAGGCGAGCCGCTCCGGCTCGCGGTTTCCCAGGGGCTGCGCTCGGAGTCGGACCTCGGGCCGAAGGAGCGGCGCTGGGCGGCGTCGGCGGCGCGCGAGGTGTGTCGCGATTTGCGGCGGCTCGACGCGTTCCTCGCGCAAGCCGGGCTCGCCCTGCGCACGCTCATTCCCCAGGACAAGAGCCTCGCGCGGCTGCTCGCGGTTCGGCTGCGCGTCCACGGCGATGATCCGAAGGTCGCGCTGCGAGAGCTGGCGCTGCCCGGGCCGCGCCGGCCGAGATCGATCAGCGATGCGCAGCTCGCCGATGTCGCTTCGAAGATGCCCGCGGAGCTCGAGCTCCCGGAGGATCCGATCGCGCGTCGAGCGCTGCAGTTCTCGTATCCCGATTGGATCTTGCAGGAGCTGGCCGACGCGATTCCGCAGGGTGAGCTCGACCCGTGGCTCGATGCGAACGCCGCGGCGCCAGGGCTCGACCTGCGCGTGAACCTCGCGCGCGCCAAGCCGGACGACGTGCGCGCCGAGCTCGAGAAAGCAGGATTTGCGATCGAGCAGGGCCGCTTCTTGCCCGAAGCGCTGCGCTGCGAGGACCGGGCGGCGCTCTTCGATACTTCCGCGTTCAAGCAAGGCCGCATCGACGTCCAGGATGAAGCGAGCCAGCTCATCGTGCGGCTCTGCGGCGTTTCACCGGGAGTGAAGTCGCTGGATTTCTGTGCGGGCGCCGGTGGCAAGTCGCTCGCGCTGGCGGCGCTCGGCGCGCGCGTGACCGCGACCGACGGCATAGCCGCGCGGCTCAAGCCGCTGCGCGAGCGTCGCAAGCGCGCGGGCGCGCACATCGAGATCGTCGACCGGGCGGAGGGCGAGTTCGAGGTCGTGCTCGTCGACGCGCCGTGCTCGGGATTGGGCGCGCTCGCGCGCGAGCCGGACGGGAAGTGGCGGCTCGCGAAGGACGCGCTCGCGGCCCTGCCCGACAAGCAGCTGGCGATCCTCGAGCAGGCGAGCACGCACGTCGCGAAGGGCGGGCGGCTCGTGTACGCCACCTGCTCGCCGCTGCCCGAGGAGGACGAGCGCGTGGTCGAGCGGTTCCTCGCGAAGCATCCGGATTTCTCTCAGCTCCCGCCCGCGCGCACGCTCGGCGAGGCATTGGCCAACCGGCTCGGCGCCGAGCAGGCGATGCGGCTCTGGGCCCATCGGCATGGGACCGGCTCGTTCTTCGCGGCGCTGCTCGCGCGCCGCTGATCGCGTGCACACGGTAGCTCCGGACGTTTGATTCGGAGGCGTGTGCATGGAGATCGAGCGCGAGCTGCGGAGCCTGGCGGAGTCGGGGAACTGGGGCGGGCAGGTGGTAAGCGTCTACGCAGACGCGCGCTGGCGTGATGAATCCCAGCGCGAGCGGCTGCGGCTGTTCTGGGAGCAGGCGCGCGAGCGGGCCAAGAAGGACGGCATCGACGAGAAGCTGCTCCTGCCCATCGACCAGCGCATCGCGAGCATGCTGCGCAACGGCCCGGGCGAGCGCGCGCTGGCCATGTTCAGCGGGCCCGGCCGCTTCGTGACCGTGGGCTTGCCTGCGGGCGCGGGCCTGCACGCGAGCTGGTCGGATCGGCCGTCGCTCTTGCCGCTCGCCGACGCCACCTCGCGCACCGAGCGCGCGCTGGTGGCCGTGGTGAGCGCCAAGGGGTCGCGCATCTACGACCTCGTGGGCCAGCACGTGCTCTCGCGCGTGGTGCTCGAGCACGGCGAGTTCCCCGGCCGGCACGCGCAGGGCGGCTTCTCGAACTCGCACCTGCAGCACCACATCGAGGCCCACCTGCGCTGGAGCCTCGACGACGTGGCCCAGGCGCTGGTGCAGGCCTTCGATCGCGAGCCGTGTCGGGTGTTCGTGTGTGGCACGCCGCAGGTGGGCGCGATGTTCAAGGACATCCTGCCCGTGCGCGTGAAGTCGCGGGCGACCACGCTCGAGTACCTCGGCGGCGATCCCGGCCGCGAGCAGCAGGAGGTGCTGGAGCGCATCGGCGCGCGGCTCGAGCAGGAGCGCATCGCCGAGGATCTGCGGCTCGAGGAGCTGGTGTGGCAGGAGTCGCAGGGCGGCGGTGTGGGGGCGCTCGGGGCGCAGGACGTGCTGCTGGCGCTGCAGGAGGGCAGGGTGCACGAGCTCTTGATGAAGGAGGGCTTCGCCTGCTCGGGCGCCGAGTGCACGCGCTGCGGCGCGCTCGACGTGAAGCGCTTCACCTCCTGCAGCTACTGCGGCGGCGAGGTGCGCGCGGGCAGCCTGGTGGAGGCCATCGTAGCCAAGGCCATCTCCGGCGGGGCGAGGGTGCGCCTGGTTCCTG
Coding sequences within:
- a CDS encoding response regulator; its protein translation is MGGRPLEAGAEVAVSGGGPAASAFAIGLLGGAQLRGLRPSVRLYDGPEQLSAQPPAVLGPLARHRLASLGVVIPPELAALELRGILIWSAGRSELLPIPPANALVIDGWPAQAAGSVLLDRLLQQAAALRGARLVGRPVDAVEVRGDHLALLAGGGPERAQLLCATRPLPGRDASARDAVRARLFASSRACVELGTFIRLFVRPCQGVDLLLAVPSTSSLHITAWGARPGASQLALAMAELRRQGALPAGLEIAELAAVRLGWGKTSWTAEPHVLHVADAYAASPLDPLGPALEQGQRAAHAVLESAAAMEDLPLRAASLLAGPRADAHDAVVAVRRLLRAGPGGPAALGRAGASGANGGFILGLGPPGHEARAHLWGPSLWGPFRRLWHEQGPGLPPKLPARRPVYVVDDDPAQRALLCEFLTARSLPVRALADELDLLAAAAEEPPRAVLLDVVLDWVDGLRLCRALRNHPTTRHTPIFVVSGLTRASDRRAALSAGADGFFAKPVDLEALARRLEGLRAL
- a CDS encoding TlpA family protein disulfide reductase translates to MNWVILAAAVSAASPAPAPKADAKADAKVAAAAPDAHAPAAAEPAADVDPDLPKAGDAVLGFRLRALNPDMNGQFVGIDTLVGSDRDDDKSKLLVLSFMASYCKPCKKEMPYLQKLYAKYKDKGLRVLMVAVDTDEAGQNAVSELVKTNGVTFPVLKDIGGLTSRRYLGSRTPLPSMFIVTADGNIQSVKRGYNEQASQALLADVQKALGVPAEEIK
- a CDS encoding diguanylate cyclase; the encoded protein is MGEQELVIWLPAESARLRPVVDALCADGHALASDGPHAPCLALVDAARAGPQATFARLDATEGNRGRSPFVAVLADEPELGARWLQEGADEYASTPAELLARVRARLQRGRATSGGAIPLPIAAELALAEAERTLAARAVELVVLGGRGGQRCFVRAGGRAIESNEPDPELPKVALGPPGVRIFTAGVEAPPAIVRRLNGAEAVAVLGLYHDGESLGAVVATLGELPTPAHLEAFGALGPALGNAVRGAVSLEEAFLGRFRDLLESNRRLRELNHAKDEFLAVCVHDLRSPLTALLSHATLLGAGARGALPVPARASVDAMLRQARTMEELIHSLLAQRALETGTLELQRVSTDPAVLLAECVEAALPAAQARGVELIAEGLLQGPQPIEVDAPRLREAVGNLLANAVKYTPAGGQVVLDLKQDALGTTVVIADNGPGIAPDELPHLFQRYRRGRSGRAVGGGGVGLGLSWAREVLRLHGGTISVQSALGQGTRFTIRLPLRGGERDVEATTERPRVLVVEDDRDVREVTLELMRDRFEVICAEDGEDGVRLARTERPDVVLMDLFMPRLDGFAALEDLRRDPRTVETPVIFLSGSGDEQVKLRVLGLGAADYLVKPFSPRELLARVEKALEATRQRRAAAALAQVDALTGLPNYGAFRTRLDEELKRAARYHTPLSAVMIDLDRLKQLNDAHGHEAGNRAIVALADHVRSNLRGSDFAARFGGDEFVVLLPHTRAEEAAIFAERVRAGLGQLRLPHGGERVSLHASFGVCALPADGVTGPEEALRGADEALYAAKRAGRDRVCVAGVDAADGAANAMPA
- a CDS encoding RsmB/NOP family class I SAM-dependent RNA methyltransferase; translation: MATKKAIRAALVSLDALAQGEPLRLAVSQGLRSESDLGPKERRWAASAAREVCRDLRRLDAFLAQAGLALRTLIPQDKSLARLLAVRLRVHGDDPKVALRELALPGPRRPRSISDAQLADVASKMPAELELPEDPIARRALQFSYPDWILQELADAIPQGELDPWLDANAAAPGLDLRVNLARAKPDDVRAELEKAGFAIEQGRFLPEALRCEDRAALFDTSAFKQGRIDVQDEASQLIVRLCGVSPGVKSLDFCAGAGGKSLALAALGARVTATDGIAARLKPLRERRKRAGAHIEIVDRAEGEFEVVLVDAPCSGLGALAREPDGKWRLAKDALAALPDKQLAILEQASTHVAKGGRLVYATCSPLPEEDERVVERFLAKHPDFSQLPPARTLGEALANRLGAEQAMRLWAHRHGTGSFFAALLARR
- a CDS encoding tetratricopeptide repeat protein, with the protein product MINLILSVVAGALVTVLLHAIFGFGWIACVLPGSLVMVAVYLLLARRIASQVQAIAEQAQAVLQGIRTEKERNGALDKAIKIFESALKLSSWQFFIGSEIQANVGMLQYMKGDYAAAKPHLAGAISRNWMAKTYLGCIHYMAKETEPMAKAFEEAVSGGGKKESMAWAAYCWCLENTKQHDAAVAAAGRAVAENPSDEKLKKLQNQLQNGKRLKMDPFTPNWWQFGLEQPPTAMPQVRFQRYRRR
- the miaA gene encoding tRNA (adenosine(37)-N6)-dimethylallyltransferase MiaA, coding for MIVVAGPTASGKSALAAALALALGGEVVSADSQQVYQGFDIGTAKPTPDELALAPHHLISILDAREARMDAARYADRADAAIREIAARDHVAIVAGGTGLYLRALLHGVMDAPGRDQAFRDALRIRAAEVGWPALHAELAEKDPEAAAAITPQDRVRIERALELIATTGQRASELRKAHGFLPARYEFLGLRLELPREELYARIDARTQAMFDGGLVEETERLLSQGLDDAPPMASIGYLQARAVLRGELTREQAVADTAQQTRKYAKRQLTWFKKEPGFRAIAAPDAEGLARLIDEAHAFLRR